One Saccharomyces kudriavzevii IFO 1802 strain IFO1802 genome assembly, chromosome: 4 genomic region harbors:
- the COX26 gene encoding Cox26p (similar to Saccharomyces cerevisiae COX26 (YDR119W-A); ancestral locus Anc_8.273), whose translation MFFSQVLRSSARAAPIKRYTGGRVGESWVITEGRRLIPEVLQWSAALSICLGWPGAVYFLSKARKAS comes from the coding sequence ATGTTCTTCAGTCAAGTTTTGAGATCTTCTGCTCGCGCTGCCCCAATCAAGAGATATACAGGTGGTAGAGTAGGTGAATCCTGGGTGATTACTGAAGGAAGGAGACTCATTCCGGAAGTTCTTCAATGGAGTGCCGCTTTGAGCATTTGTTTAGGTTGGCCAGGCGCTGTGTACTTCCTTAGTAAGGCCAGAAAAGcaagttga
- the TRM1 gene encoding tRNA (guanine26-N2)-dimethyltransferase (similar to Saccharomyces cerevisiae TRM1 (YDR120C); ancestral locus Anc_8.274) has protein sequence MLRAAISKIKANLTAYGAPRINIEDFNIVKEGKAEILFPKKETVFYNPVQQFNRDLSVTCIKAWDNLYGEDCGQKRKNKKSKKKRPAQNSDDSSKRQKMDNGSSKEIFEEANKKTPYINILEALSATGLRAIRYAHEIPHVKEVIANDLLPEAVESIRRNVEYNNVGNIVKPNLDDANVLMYRNKAINNKFHVIDLDPYGTVTPFVDAAIQSIEEDGLMLVTCTDLSVLAGNGYPEKCFALYGGANMVSHESTHESALRLVLNLLKQTAAKYKKTVEPLLSLSIDFYVRVFVKVRTSPIEVKNLMSNTMTTYHCSRCGSYHNQPLGRVSQREGKKSKTFTKYSVAQGPPVDIRCRFCDGTYHLAGPMYAGPLHNKEFIEEVLRINKEEHHDQDDTYGTRKRIEGMLSLAKNELSDSPFYFSPNHIASVIKLQVPPLKKVVAGLGSLGYECSLTHAQPSSLKTNAPWDAIWYVMQKCDDEKKDLSKMNPNTTGYKILSAMPKWLSDDIKSEYDLRLSFTPNEQSGNIEKLRKLKIVRYQENPTKNWGPKARPNAS, from the coding sequence ATGTTGAGGGCTGCtatttccaaaatcaaagcGAATCTTACCGCATACGGCGCACCAAGAATCAATATTGAGGACTTCAATATAGTCAAGGAGGGCAAAGcagaaattctttttcctaaaaaggaaactgtTTTCTATAATCCCGTCCAGCAATTCAATAGGGATCTAAGTGTTACATGCATCAAAGCTTGGGACAACCTGTATGGCGAGGATTGTGgtcaaaagagaaaaaataaaaagagtaaaaagaagagaccTGCCCAAAATAGTGATGACTCTTCCAAACGTCAAAAAATGGACAATGGATcatcaaaggaaattttcGAAGAAGCCAACAAGAAGACACCCTACATCAATATTCTGGAAGCCTTATCAGCTACTGGGTTAAGAGCCATTAGGTACGCTCATGAAATTCCTCATGTGAAGGAAGTTATTGCCAACGACTTACTTCCAGAAGCTGTAGAATCTATAAGACGAAATGTTGAGTATAATAACGTTGGAAACATCGTCAAACCAAATCTTGATGACGCTAACGTTCTAATGTACCGCAATAAGGCTATAAACAACAAATTTCATGTCATCGACTTAGATCCTTATGGTACCGTTACTCCTTTTGTGGATGCCGCTATTCAAAGCATCGAAGAGGATGGGCTAATGCTGGTCACTTGCACCGATTTATCCGTTTTAGCCGGTAATGGATACCCAGAAAAGTGTTTTGCGCTATATGGTGGTGCCAATATGGTTTCTCATGAATCTACTCACGAAAGCGCCCTGAGGCTAGTTTTGAATTTACTAAAGCAAACTGCTgcaaaatacaaaaaaactGTGGAGCCACTTTTGTCACTAAGTATTGACTTCTACGTCAGAGTTTTTGTTAAAGTTAGAACGAGTCCAATTGAAGTTAAGAACCTAATGTCAAACACCATGACCACTTACCATTGTTCTCGTTGTGGTTCGTATCACAATCAACCTCTGGGTAGAGTTTCCCAACGTGAAGGTAAGAAAAGTAAAACATTCACTAAATACTCAGTCGCTCAAGGTCCACCGGTAGATATCAGATGTAGGTTTTGCGATGGAACATATCATCTAGCTGGGCCGATGTATGCAGGTCCTCTACACAATAAAGAATTTATTGAGGAAGTATTAAGGATcaataaagaagaacatCATGACCAGGATGATACATACGGAACACGTAAGAGAATTGAAGGTATGTTATCTTTAGCTAAAAATGAATTATCCGATTCACCATTCTATTTCAGCCCCAATCACATTGCGTCGGTGATAAAATTACAAGTCCCTcccttgaaaaaagtagTTGCAGGTTTAGGTTCCTTAGGTTACGAATGCTCGCTGACGCATGCACAACCATCATCTTTGAAGACTAACGCCCCCTGGGATGCGATTTGGTATGTGATGCAAAAATgcgatgatgaaaagaaagatttaaGCAAAATGAATCCCAACACCACTGGTTATAAGATTTTATCGGCCATGCCAAAATGGCTGAGTGACGATATTAAGTCTGAGTACGACTTAAGACTATCTTTTACACCAAATGAACAAAGCGGtaacattgaaaaactgagaaaattgaaaattgtaagatatcaagaaaacCCCACAAAGAACTGGGGCCCAAAGGCCCGTCCTAATGCCTCATAA
- the DPB4 gene encoding DNA polymerase epsilon noncatalytic subunit (similar to Saccharomyces cerevisiae DPB4 (YDR121W); ancestral locus Anc_8.275), producing MPPKGWRKDAQGNYPTTSYIKEQENITIQDLLFPRSAIVNLARQVPQQSGKKLLINKDASLALQRGATVFVNHLLLFAREIAKSQDKKSCSVDDVMGALDHIGQSALKGVVRDKLEEYQAAVELRKREKLNSGEVDTDGDIDMGGDTNITTVEHVKEPEIEEQSEEPQGQEEASEKKQKIEVQDADATVRDPEQTPPTTGTVL from the coding sequence ATGCCACCAAAAGGTTGGAGAAAGGATGCGCAAGGGAATTACCCCACCACGTCCTACATtaaagagcaagaaaacaTAACAATCCAGGACTTGTTATTTCCCAGAAGCGCCATTGTGAATTTGGCCCGTCAGGTACCACAACAAAGTGGCAAGAAGCTACTGATAAACAAAGACGCGTCATTGGCATTGCAGCGCGGTGCTACAGTGTTTGTCAACCACTTACTACTGTTTGCAAGAGAAATTGCCAAGAGCCAAGACAAGAAAAGTTGCAGCGTTGACGATGTTATGGGTGCTTTGGACCATATAGGGCAATCAGCTTTGAAGGGTGTTGTTAGAGATAAACTAGAGGAATACCAAGCTGCCGTTGAATTgagaaaaagggaaaaactAAATAGCGGCGAAGTGGATACTGACGGTGATATAGATATGGGTGGGGATACAAACATCACAACTGTAGAACATGTCAAGGAGCCTGAAATAGAAGAACAGAGTGAGGAACCGCAGGGTCAAGAAGAGGCCTccgaaaagaaacagaaaataGAAGTACAGGACGCAGATGCCACAGTACGAGACCCCGAGCAGACACCGCCTACCACCGGAACTGTCCTGTAG
- the KIN1 gene encoding serine/threonine protein kinase KIN1 (similar to Saccharomyces cerevisiae KIN1 (YDR122W) and KIN2 (YLR096W); ancestral locus Anc_8.279) produces the protein MEDYHINTAFSMGGSYKQDDGNSEGDSVHTQPSAMAPATLRMMGKSPQQQQQQLTPLMPPVDIKYVSNGNPHQAQQRQPGFEKKPRENTVKSSTANQSRASSSQGMPKQFHRKSLGDWEFIETVGAGSMGKVKLARHRRTNEVCAVKIVNRATKAFLHKEQMLPPPKNEQDVLERQKKLEKEISRDKRTIREASLGQILYHPHICRLFEMCTLSNHFYMLFEYVSGGQLLDYIIQHGSIREHQAKKFARGIASALMYLHANNIVHRDLKIENIMISDSSEIKIIDFGLSNLYDSRKQLYTFCGSLYFAAPELLKANPYTGPEVDVWSFGVVLFVLVCGKVPFDDENSSVLHEKIKQGKVEYPQHLSIEVISLLSKMLVVDPKRRATLKQVVEHHWMVRGFSGPPPSYLPKRIPLTMEMLDINVLKEMYRLEFIDDVEETRSVLASIISDPTYILLSRQYWALVTKIRAESNNIENIPNITESFEDPTRAYHPMLSIYYLTSEMLERKHTKIKNQQQQQDHENMEKFTEIPENLKQKDTNDNTPPTKSRLEAAVPTPPRQDAATPLTPKNGNKTQPPLHVLIPPKLAMPEQAHTPPTSRKSSDNQHHEMEYALSPTPQGNDYQQFRAPSNASDSSEKAKFGNIFRKLSQRRKKTIEQTSVNSNNSFNKPVQKTHSRAVSDFVPGFAKSSYESNYLPVRSNDDESSNKGDFPALPANAENMLEKQREKQMEEDIMNLHDINKQNKNVEKGNGQENYIVQKFEGSEDDENHPLPPLNVAKGRKLHPSARAKSVGHARRESLKYMRPPAPTSAYPQQELIDTGFLESSDDNKSDSLGNVNSHPNGSSSVHSVNVHINSPSMEKELTDEQILQEASKAPAGSMPSIDFPRSLFLKGFFSVQTTSSKPLPIVRYKIMFVLRKMHIDFKEVKGGFVCTQRFFSNNVVAKREEVQLTPRSVMPASHHGSIRRQGSNKYSPSSPLTTNFIHQRKSSNTDSYGDDKHSGTSLENVRQQAAESEGMDTREKEPIKFEIHIVKVRIVGLAGVHFKKISGNTWMYKELASGILKELNL, from the coding sequence ATGGAGGATTATCACATAAATACGGCCTTTTCAATGGGCGGAAGTTACAAACAGGATGACGGCAATAGTGAAGGTGATAGCGTCCACACTCAGCCAAGCGCTATGGCACCCGCCACGCTGAGAATGATGGGAAAGAGTccacaacaacagcagcaacaactaACTCCGTTAATGCCACCTGTAGATATCAAGTATGTAAGTAACGGGAACCCTCATCAAGCACAGCAAAGACAACCaggttttgaaaaaaagccTAGAGAGAACACAGTAAAGTCAAGTACGGCCAACCAAAGTCGGGCTTCCTCTTCTCAGGGCATGCCCAAGCAATTTCATAGAAAATCACTGGGAGATTGGGAGTTTATTGAAACGGTAGGTGCGGGTTCCATGGGTAAGGTGAAATTGGCAAGACATCGTCGTACTAATGAAGTGTGTGCGGTAAAGATCGTAAACAGAGCTACAAAGGCTTTCTTACATAAGGAGCAGATGCTACCACCACCCAAAAATGAACAGGATGTTTTGGagagacaaaaaaaattggaaaaggaaatatctAGGGATAAGAGAACCATTCGGGAAGCATCTTTGGGCCAAATCTTGTATCATCCACATATATGTAGGCTTTTTGAAATGTGCACTCTATCGAATCATTTTTATATGTTGTTTGAATACGTTTCGGGTGGTCAACTGTTAGATTATATTATTCAACATGGATCCATAAGAGAGCACCAGGCAAAAAAGTTTGCGAGAGGTATTGCAAGTGCTTTAATGTATTTGCATGCTAATAATATTGTTCATAGAGATCTGAAGATTGAAAACATCATGATCTCAGATTCCAGCGAAATCAAAATAATTGATTTCGGGTTGTCAAATCTTTACGATTCTAGGAAGCAACTTTACACCTTTTGCGGCTCTTTATATTTTGCCGCTCCCGAGTTATTGAAAGCTAATCCCTATACAGGTCCCGAAGTGGATGTTTGGTCGTTTGGCGTTGTTTTATTTGTACTGGTGTGCGGGAAAGTTCCTTTCGATGACGAAAACTCAAGCGTTTTACATGAGAAGATCAAGCAAGGTAAGGTTGAATATCCTCAACATTTATCTATTGAAGTAATATCATTGCTATCCAAAATGCTAGTAGTGGATCCCAAAAGAAGAGCGACACTAAAACAAGTTGTGGAGCATCACTGGATGGTAAGAGGGTTTAGCGGCCCTCCTCCTTCTTACTTACCAAAGAGAATTCCGTTAACCATGGAAATGCTAGATATCAATGTCCTGAAAGAGATGTACCGTTTAGAGTTCATCGatgatgttgaagaaacaagaagCGTATTGGCTAGTATAATTTCCGATCCTACTTATATTCTTCTCTCTAGACAATATTGGGCCTTGGTGACCAAGATCAGAGCAGAATCTaataatattgaaaatattccGAACATAACAGAGAGTTTTGAAGATCCAACTAGGGCCTATCATCCCATGCTTTCTATCTACTATTTGACGTCTGAAATGCTCGAAAGAAAACACACAAAGATCAAAaatcaacaacagcaacaggATCATGAAAATATGGAAAAGTTTACTGAGATACCGGAAAACCTAAAGCAAAAGGACACTAATGACAATACACCTCCTACAAAGTCGCGGCTAGAAGCCGCAGTCCCAACACCGCCTAGACAAGATGCTGCCACGCCTTTGACTCCAAAGAATGGCAACAAAACGCAACCTCCCTTACATGTTTTGATTCCACCAAAATTGGCAATGCCAGAACAAGCGCATACCCCACCAACGAGTAGGAAAAGTTCCGACAACCAACACCATGAAATGGAATACGCACTCTCCCCGACTCCGCAAGGGAATGattatcaacaatttaGAGCACCATCGAATGCGAGTGATTCCTCAGAAAAAGCTAAATTTGGTAATATATTCAGAAAGTTATCACAACGCCGTAAAAAGACCATTGAACAAACTTCTGTAAATAGTAACAATAGCTTCAATAAACCTGTACAAAAGACACACTCACGTGCTGTCTCGGATTTTGTTCCCGGCTTTGCAAAATCATCCTATGAGTCGAATTATTTGCCTGTCAGGAGcaacgatgatgaaagcAGCAATAAAGGTGACTTTCCAGCATTACCTGCCAATGCTGAAAATATGTTAGAGAAGCAGAGGGAGAAACAAATGGAGGAAGACATAATGAACTTGCATGATATcaacaaacaaaacaaaaatgttgaaaaaggtAATGGACAGGAAAATTATATTGTTCAAAAGTTCGAAGGAAGTGAGGACGACGAAAATCATCCCTTACCACCACTTAATGTTGCAAAAGGTCGAAAACTACATCCAAGTGCAAGGGCCAAATCTGTTGGGCATGCACGCCGTGAATCGCTAAAGTACATGAGACCCCCTGCACCTACATCTGCTTATCCTCAACAAGAACTCATAGATACGGGATTTTTGGAATCTAGTGATGACAACAAATCTGACAGTTTAGGAAATGTTAATTCACATCCAAATGGCAGTTCCAGTGTACATTCCGTGAACGTGCATATAAATTCACCATCCATGGAAAAGGAGTTGACGGATGAGCAGATCTTACAAGAGGCTTCTAAAGCCCCTGCAGGTTCTATGCCATCTATCGATTTTCCCCGTTCTTTATTTCTAAAGggtttcttttcagttCAAACAACTTCATCCAAGCCTTTGCCAATTGTTAGATATAAGATTATGTTcgttttgagaaaaatgcatatagatttcaaagaagtcAAGGGTGGCTTTGTGTGTACACAAAGGTTTTTCTCCAATAATGTGGTagcaaaaagagaagaggTTCAATTGACTCCAAGATCTGTGATGCCAGCTTCGCATCATGGATCCATTAGGCGCCAAGGTTCTAATAAATACTCACCTTCTTCTCCGTTGACGACCAACTTCATCCATCAAAGAAAGTCATCTAATACTGATAGCTATGGGGACGACAAGCATTCGGGAACGTCGTTGGAAAACGTTCGTCAACAAGCTGCCGAAAGCGAAGGCATGGatacaagagaaaaagagcCCATTAAATTCGAGATCCATATCGTCAAGGTGCGTATTGTTGGTTTAGCTGGTGTGCACTTTAAGAAAATTTCCGGGAACACTTGGATGTATAAGGAACTGGCTTCTGGTATATTaaaagaattgaatttATAA
- the INO2 gene encoding Ino2p (similar to Saccharomyces cerevisiae INO2 (YDR123C); ancestral locus Anc_8.280) produces MQQATGNELLGILDLDNDIDFETAYQMLSSNFDDQMPAHIHEGTFSTASTPLLTHELGVVPNVATVQPSHMEALPIDHQIHHATVNSQVHYLNHNPNQTTIGFEHTLGPKLSPSSSGLLSTNESNAIEQFLDNLISQDMMSSTTSISPDMHLHAKSPKKQHKYTETNQRYVGTNSHNDARELPTNIVELPTEFISRGEPHQPANNNYYNPPPFSVPEIKIPDSEIPANIEDDPVKIRKWKHVQMEKIRRINTKEAFEKLIKSVKTPPKENGKRIPKHILLSCVMNDIKSITNANETLQRILDKS; encoded by the coding sequence ATGCAACAAGCAACGGGGAACGAATTACTGGGTATCCTAGATCTGGATAACGACATAGACTTTGAGACCGCCTATCAGATGCTGAGCAGTAACTTCGACGATCAAATGCCAGCGCACATACATGAAGGTACGTTTAGTACAGCATCTACACCTCTTTTGACGCACGAGCTTGGCGTTGTTCCCAACGTGGCAACCGTGCAACCTTCCCATATGGAAGCACTACCTATCgatcatcaaattcaccACGCTACTGTGAACTCGCAAGTGCACTATCTGAACCACAACCCTAATCAGACTACCATAGGTTTTGAACATACGCTAGGCCCCAAACTTTCTCCTTCTAGTTCCGGATTGTTGAGCACGAACGAGTCAAATGCCATTGAACAATTTCTGGATAACCTAATATCGCAAGATATGATGTCTTCCACTACTTCTATAAGCCCTGACATGCATCTTCATGCAAAATCACCCAAAAAACAGCATAAGTATACAGAAACAAACCAGAGATACGTCGGCACAAATTCGCATAATGACGCGAGGGAATTGCCTACAAACATAGTAGAACTGCCAACCGAATTCATTAGCAGAGGAGAACCTCACCAACCTGCTAACAATAATTACTACAACCCTCCACCTTTTTCGGTGCctgaaataaaaattccGGATTCTGAGATTCCAGCCAATATTGAAGACGATCCTGTGAAGATAAGGAAATGGAAACATGTTCAAATGGAGAAAATACGAAGAATAAACACCAAGGAAGCCTTTGAAAAGCTAATTAAGTCAGTAAAGACTCCACCGAAGGAAAACGGGAAAAGAATCCCCAAGCATATTCTTCTGTCCTGCGTAATGAACGATATCAAGTCCATCACGAACGCAAACGAAACACTACAACGCATCCTGGATAAATCATGA
- the SKDI04G3510 gene encoding uncharacterized protein (similar to Saccharomyces cerevisiae YDR124W; ancestral locus Anc_8.282): MVMDELRRALALLSSQGFEFTVFVKQKDPLRCESVEKDFSPESFTSPSIERDPRLAFNPLVNRRKITVYEANIQPTMVLQLDQPISIRNYLCTAFKLLRQVPCKAIAKLWIKIIEPRKKTRFPYIKGDAKKPVWWPKDVEHKEPDHLHKADRLNLMCTIIADVLPQMPNGREILNELLRVTVAMIIFKKENVKRVIIKNVFEVAKCLCDKDFKHETLTLADLNDLAQKQKKRCYRHPLNVNELVSTEEDLPQQPSESNFLRSLQIEKNDTAYLSREHSRCPVSESYQNKTYRPKSVPDFDPLFLIKLDDLNDSDSLYSSDDPGISFLKNSEYVERF, translated from the coding sequence ATGGTTATGGACGAGCTCAGAAGGGCGCTGGCGCTGCTAAGTAGTCAAGGATTCGAGTTTACGGTATTCGTGAAACAGAAAGACCCTTTACGATGCGAATCGGTTGAAAAGGACTTCTCTCCAGAAAGTTTCACATCACCTTCAATTGAAAGGGACCCCAGACTAGCATTCAACCCGCTAGTAAACAGGAGAAAAATAACTGTATATGAAGCGAATATCCAGCCGACAATGGTACTGCAGCTAGATCAGCCCATATCAATTCGGAATTATTTGTGCACAGCGTTCAAGCTATTGAGGCAGGTGCCGTGCAAGGCAATCGCCAAGCTGTGgataaaaataattgaGCCAAGGAAGAAGACAAGGTTCCCATACATTAAAGGGGATGCCAAAAAACCGGTGTGGTGGCCCAAAGATGTAGAGCATAAGGAGCCAGATCACCTTCACAAAGCGGACCGATTGAACCTGATGTGCACCATAATAGCGGACGTCCTGCCGCAAATGCCCAACGGCCGCGAGATTCTGAATGAGCTCCTAAGAGTGACAGTAGCGAtgatcattttcaaaaaggaaaatgtgAAGAGAGTGATCATAAAGAATGTTTTTGAGGTGGCAAAATGCTTGTGCGATAAAGATTTTAAGCATGAAACCTTAACGCTTGCGGATTTAAATGATTTGGCccaaaaacagaaaaaaaggtgTTATCGTCATCCACTGAATGTCAACGAATTGGTCAGcacagaagaagatttgcCACAACAGCCAAGTGAaagcaattttttgaggTCTCTtcaaatagaaaaaaatgacacaGCATATCTATCCAGGGAACACTCAAGATGCCCTGTATCTGAAAGTTACCAGAATAAAACATACCGACCAAAAAGCGTGCCCGATTTTGATCCTCTCTTCCTTATCAAATTGGATGATTTGAATGACAGCGATTCACTGTATAGCAGTGATGATCctggaatttcttttttgaaaaactcaGAATATGTAGAAAGATTTTGA
- the ECM18 gene encoding alpha/beta hydrolase family protein (similar to Saccharomyces cerevisiae ECM18 (YDR125C) and ICT1 (YLR099C); ancestral locus Anc_8.284), producing MYTEDLRKQIMSIYKHCKWIRAFHASRFSLEEKRHQKKSLQRKILERILRPKGENTVRKSGFKLWSSHLNNSKKTYERLEELQKRIMDQVHVEGLKKNDKLFNELNQWHFQNEKASTVLTPTLLIHGYAASSMSYFRNYPGLSKHIRDLYSIDLPASGLSSIPSLEINATTPLPLDIKFIGKNKFKIPYTINANHHKFVIQMFEDFYLDRIEQWRIDNKLGKMNIVGHSFGAYLSFKYAVKYPNSVEKLCLVSPLGVERNIWSVNNNFRSNSPYTIDFENPSSKFYSKRNIIPRYLFQQQFQILRMMGPLGAKLCWNYILAAYSRVPSLAYKEYIFELFYGKGGIPAVTTEIFEGLFSRSILARDPLMDSLNSLNVRKLLVVYGQYDWMNKNAGMLMVKELNNLGDHFEKATYTEIPFSGHNLFLDNPESFNQSIVSFLSEEPELR from the coding sequence ATGTACACTGAAGACTTACGCAAGCAAATAATGAGTATATACAAACATTGCAAATGGATCAGAGCGTTTCATGCTAGCAGATTTTCCCTTGAAGAGAAACGTCACCAGAAAAAAAGTCTCCAGAGGAAAATTCTGGAAAGAATTCTTAGACCCAAGGGCGAAAATACTGTTAGGAAATCGGGATTCAAATTGTGGTCAAGtcatttgaataattcaAAGAAGACTTATGAGCGGTTAGAAGAACTGCAGAAGCGTATTATGGACCAGGTACATGTGGAAGGTCTCAAAAAAAACGACAAGTTATTCAATGAATTAAATCAATGGCATTTCCAAAACGAAAAGGCGAGTACCGTTCTAACACCGACATTGTTGATACATGGATATGCTGCTTCTTCAATGTCTTACTTCAGAAATTACCCCGGTCTGTCTAAACACATCCGAGACCTATATTCAATAGATCTACCAGCCAGCGGATTATCCTCAATACCGTCGTTAGAAATCAATGCGACGACGCCTTTGCCGTTAGATATCAAGTTTATCGGAAAGAATAAGTTCAAAATTCCGTACACAATAAATGCAAACCATCATAAATTTGTGATCCAAATGTTTGAAGATTTCTATCTCGATAGAATTGAACAATGGCGCATTGATAATAAACTGGGCAAGATGAATATCGTGGGACATTCTTTCGGTGCATATTTATCGTTTAAATATGCAGTGAAATACCCAAACTCGGTAGAAAAGTTATGCTTGGTATCGCCATTAGGAGTAGAAAGGAACATATGGTCGGTAAATAACAATTTTCGCTCCAATAGTCCTTATACTATTGACTTCGAAAATCCAAGTTCCAAATTTTACTCCAAAAGAAACATAATCCCAAGATATTTATTCCAGcagcaatttcaaattttaagAATGATGGGCCCATTAGGAGCTAAATTATGCTGGAATTATATACTGGCAGCATACAGCCGAGTCCCATCATTAGCATACAAGGAATACATCTTTGAGTTATTCTACGGTAAGGGGGGAATACCGGCGGTTACAAcagaaatctttgaagGGTTATTCTCAAGAAGCATTTTAGCCAGGGATCCCTTAATGGATTCCCTGAATAGCTTAAATGTAAGAAAATTATTGGTAGTATACGGACAATATGATTGGATGAACAAAAATGCAGGTATGCTCATGGTAAAGGAGTTGAATAATTTGGGCgaccattttgaaaaagcaacTTATACAGAGATACCATTTTCTGGCCACAACCTTTTCTTGGACAATCCGGAATCGTTTAATCAATCTATAGTGTCATTTTTATCGGAAGAACCTGAGTTGCGTTGA
- the SWF1 gene encoding palmitoyltransferase SWF1 (similar to Saccharomyces cerevisiae SWF1 (YDR126W); ancestral locus Anc_8.286), whose amino-acid sequence MLWNVLFVLLVSIVVLILFSPVFKSTWPFSTLYRRVFQPFVSDDQKYRWKFHLVPLFYTSIYLYLVYTYHAKVEPLIKNDLFLLERILIGPIIILPPVALGILAMVTKAEDSNVHRPGSTEKYPYDYLIYYPDVQCSTCRITKPARSRHCSICNRCILVADHHCIWVNNCIGKGNYIQFYLFLISNIVSMSYAFLRLCSISLKSSTALPRAVLTLSILCGCFTIICAIFTYLQLAIVREGMTTNEQDKWYTIQEYMREGKLVRSLNDDPQSWFLKLTEKGDAAEPLQDQQGTFYSTNAYDHKRYILMHYITIKDASEITNVYDKGTFLANFTDLIQ is encoded by the coding sequence atgtTATGGAATGTACTGTTTGTGCTATTAGTGAGTATCGTGgttttgatattattttcccCAGTTTTCAAGTCTACATGGCCGTTTTCGACTCTTTACCGCAGAGTATTTCAGCCATTTGTAAGCGATGACCAAAAATATCGTTGGAAGTTCCATTTGGTTCCCCTTTTTTACACTTCAATTTACCTGTATCTAGTATATACATACCATGCGAAGGTAGAGCCCTTGATCAAGAATGACCTGTTCCTTCTGGAACGGATACTTATCGGGCCGATCATTATACTACCTCCCGTAGCATTGGGAATTCTGGCCATGGTAACCAAAGCCGAGGATTCGAATGTCCATAGGCCAGGCTCAACAGAAAAATATCCGTACGATTACTTGATATATTATCCTGACGTTCAATGTTCCACATGCCGTATTACCAAACCTGCTAGGTCCAGACATTGCAGTATTTGCAATCGATGTATTCTGGTAGCCGACCATCATTGCATTTGGGTAAATAACTGTATCGGAAAAGGAAACTACATCCAATTCTACCTTTTCCTGATTTCTAACATAGTCTCAATGAGCTATGCTTTTCTAAGGCTATGCTCGATATCTTTAAAGAGCTCAACTGCACTCCCTAGAGCGGTCTTGACTCTAAGCATATTATGCGGATGCTTTACTATTATTTGCGCCATTTTCACATATCTTCAATTGGCCATTGTGAGGGAAGGTATGACTACAAATGAGCAAGATAAATGGTATACTATTCAAGAGTATATGAGAGAGGGAAAACTGGTTAGATCATTAAACGATGATCCCCAATCTTGGTTTCTCAAACTCACAGAAAAAGGTGATGCTGCCGAACCTCTTCAAGACCAACAAGGTACATTTTACAGTACAAATGCCTACGACCATAAGCGCTACATTTTAATGCACTACATTACGATTAAAGATGCGTCCGAAATCACAAATGTATATGACAAAGGTACCTTCCTGGCTAACTTCACAGACTTAATACAGTAA